In one window of Skermanella rosea DNA:
- a CDS encoding class I SAM-dependent methyltransferase, giving the protein MSTPQPILPSSVPAQTTPVPANQRVIKLLVRQDVRDAQRIDWLCEQIVRNRFMPVPPPENVFVGDGDFRAIGAEFLKHFVKLGDLRPADRVLEIGCGIGRMALPLTQYLTDGTYDGMDVVPDGIAWCARAITPAYPAFRFHHMDVANDLYNPQGRIEPTAVTLPFRDQGFDFVLLTSVLTHLQAAEALAYAWEISRLLRPGGRCFLSLFLMNDVAREGLRGGDRRLAFDPDAEGPTWLADPAIPSAAVAHDEAFLLDLFASVGLKPARPTVYGTWCGRTNAVSYQDLLVLEKAALP; this is encoded by the coding sequence ATGAGCACGCCCCAACCCATCCTCCCGTCGTCCGTTCCCGCCCAGACCACCCCCGTCCCCGCCAACCAGCGCGTGATCAAGCTGCTGGTCCGCCAGGACGTGCGGGACGCCCAGCGGATCGACTGGCTGTGCGAGCAGATCGTCCGCAACCGCTTCATGCCGGTTCCCCCGCCGGAGAACGTCTTCGTCGGCGACGGCGATTTCCGCGCCATCGGGGCCGAGTTCCTGAAGCATTTCGTCAAGCTGGGCGACCTGCGCCCGGCCGACCGCGTGCTGGAGATCGGCTGCGGCATCGGCCGCATGGCGCTGCCGCTGACCCAGTACCTGACGGACGGCACCTATGACGGCATGGACGTGGTGCCGGACGGCATCGCCTGGTGTGCCCGCGCGATCACCCCGGCCTATCCGGCGTTCCGGTTCCACCACATGGACGTGGCCAACGACCTGTACAATCCGCAGGGCCGGATCGAGCCGACCGCCGTCACCCTGCCGTTCCGCGACCAGGGCTTCGACTTCGTGCTGCTGACCTCCGTGCTGACCCATCTCCAGGCGGCCGAGGCCCTGGCCTACGCCTGGGAGATCAGCCGCCTGCTGCGCCCTGGCGGACGCTGCTTCCTCAGCCTGTTCCTGATGAACGATGTCGCCCGCGAGGGCCTGCGCGGCGGCGACCGGCGCCTGGCCTTCGACCCGGACGCGGAAGGCCCGACCTGGCTGGCCGACCCGGCGATCCCCTCGGCCGCGGTCGCCCACGACGAGGCGTTCCTGCTCGACCTCTTCGCCTCGGTCGGGCTGAAGCCGGCCCGGCCGACCGTCTACGGCACCTGGTGCGGCCGGACCAACGCGGTCAGCTACCAGGATCTGCTGGTGCTGGAAAAGGCCGCCCTGCCATGA
- a CDS encoding calcium-binding protein encodes MATLPGGSYDDYLTGSADADVVFGGGGNDILMGEGGDDQIFGGTGSDMLFGGEGSDLLDGGAGNDTLFGGEGNDTLLGGAGSDVLQGGAGDDIVTGGAGNDIIDGGTGNDIIDGGPGDDVITGGDGNDIVNGGAGHDVIDGGAGNDTLSGGAGNDIIMGGDGNDIIRGDSGSDVLFGGAGDDVIFGGSGKDIINGGAGNDTLTGGSESDTFVFTGGGGQDVVMDFKAGEDILQIARNINGLDISSAADMAARVLDAGGNAVVDLGNGDTITLMNVNAEDVQNNPNAFFVIS; translated from the coding sequence ATGGCAACCCTTCCCGGTGGCTCCTACGACGATTACCTGACCGGCTCGGCCGATGCCGACGTGGTCTTCGGCGGCGGCGGCAACGACATCCTCATGGGCGAAGGCGGCGACGACCAGATCTTCGGCGGAACCGGCAGCGACATGCTGTTCGGCGGAGAGGGCAGCGACCTGCTCGACGGCGGCGCCGGCAACGACACGCTGTTCGGCGGAGAGGGCAACGACACCCTGCTCGGCGGCGCCGGCAGCGACGTGCTCCAGGGCGGGGCCGGCGACGACATCGTCACCGGCGGCGCCGGAAACGACATCATCGACGGCGGCACGGGCAACGACATCATCGACGGCGGCCCGGGCGACGACGTGATCACCGGCGGCGACGGCAACGACATCGTCAACGGCGGAGCGGGCCACGACGTGATCGACGGCGGCGCCGGCAACGACACCCTGTCGGGCGGCGCCGGCAACGACATCATCATGGGCGGCGACGGCAACGACATCATCCGCGGCGACAGCGGCAGCGACGTGCTGTTCGGCGGGGCCGGCGACGACGTCATCTTCGGCGGTTCCGGCAAAGACATCATCAACGGCGGCGCGGGCAACGACACCCTGACCGGCGGCTCGGAGAGCGACACCTTCGTCTTCACCGGCGGCGGCGGCCAGGACGTCGTGATGGACTTCAAGGCCGGCGAGGACATCTTGCAGATCGCCCGCAACATCAACGGCCTGGACATCTCCAGCGCGGCCGACATGGCGGCGCGGGTGCTCGACGCCGGCGGCAACGCGGTCGTCGACCTGGGCAACGGCGACACCATCACCCTGATGAACGTCAACGCCGAGGACGTCCAGAACAACCCGAACGCCTTCTTCGTGATCAGCTAA
- a CDS encoding glycosyltransferase family 4 protein: MTSSRSRPAPRVLFVCHNHPSFHPGGTEIFAHDLFRHMKDVDGIEAMFLACTNKVHRDQKPGTNFQTVGRSSDELVLWAGHFDRFYQSQIDLHGIVPDLSTLLQSFRPDIVHIHHTLLLGVEMLFLIRRVLPRARIVYTLHDYYPICANDGQMVTTDGHRLCPGASPDACHRCFPERTPDKFVLREKHLKGMLSLVDRFVSPSNFLRDRYVAWGLPADRITVLRNGRPPAPADAAPTAGQSPARRNVFGYFGNLNPYKGIRVALDAARMLAEKDEDFVLHVHGGMPFQSDAFKAEIDEAAKSCGGRVIRHGAYRRDEMARLLNAVDWVITPSIWWENAPLVIQEAFQQGRPVICSDIGGMAEAVTDDHDGLHFRTGDAADLARAMRRAMTLPGLWQRLASNISPVQTVAESAAEHRSLYDGLTTAATLRSSRR, translated from the coding sequence ATGACGTCGTCCCGGTCCCGCCCCGCCCCGCGCGTCCTGTTCGTCTGCCACAACCATCCGAGCTTCCATCCCGGCGGGACGGAGATCTTCGCCCACGACCTGTTCCGCCACATGAAGGACGTGGACGGGATCGAGGCGATGTTCCTCGCCTGCACCAACAAGGTCCACCGCGACCAGAAGCCGGGCACCAACTTCCAGACGGTCGGCCGCAGCTCGGACGAGCTGGTCCTGTGGGCAGGGCATTTCGACCGCTTCTACCAGAGCCAGATCGACCTGCACGGCATCGTCCCCGACCTCTCGACGCTGCTCCAGTCGTTCCGGCCCGACATCGTCCATATCCACCACACCCTGCTGCTGGGCGTGGAGATGCTGTTCCTGATCCGCCGGGTGCTGCCCCGGGCGCGGATCGTCTATACCCTGCACGACTATTATCCGATCTGCGCCAACGACGGCCAGATGGTCACGACCGACGGCCACCGGCTGTGCCCGGGCGCCTCCCCCGACGCCTGCCACCGCTGCTTCCCGGAGCGCACCCCGGACAAGTTCGTGCTCCGGGAAAAACACCTGAAGGGCATGCTGTCGCTGGTCGACCGCTTCGTCTCGCCCAGCAACTTCCTGCGCGACCGCTACGTCGCCTGGGGCCTCCCGGCCGACCGGATCACCGTGCTGCGCAACGGCCGCCCTCCCGCCCCGGCGGACGCGGCACCCACCGCCGGGCAGTCCCCCGCGCGGCGCAACGTCTTCGGCTATTTCGGCAATCTCAACCCCTACAAGGGCATCCGGGTGGCGCTCGACGCGGCGCGGATGCTCGCGGAGAAGGACGAGGACTTCGTCCTCCACGTCCATGGCGGCATGCCGTTCCAGTCCGACGCCTTCAAGGCGGAGATCGACGAGGCGGCGAAGTCCTGCGGCGGCCGGGTGATCCGCCACGGGGCCTACCGCCGGGACGAGATGGCGCGGCTGCTGAACGCGGTGGACTGGGTGATCACGCCGTCGATCTGGTGGGAGAACGCCCCCCTGGTGATCCAGGAGGCCTTCCAGCAGGGCCGCCCGGTGATCTGCAGCGACATCGGCGGCATGGCCGAGGCGGTGACCGACGACCATGACGGGCTGCATTTCCGGACCGGCGACGCAGCCGACCTGGCGCGCGCGATGCGCAGGGCGATGACCCTGCCGGGCCTGTGGCAGCGCCTCGCCTCCAACATTTCGCCGGTGCAGACGGTGGCCGAGAGCGCCGCCGAGCACCGCAGCCTCTATGACGGCCTGACGACAGCCGCGACGTTGCGGAGTTCACGACGATGA
- a CDS encoding glycosyltransferase family 2 protein, which produces MKEITPKADIQIAVLVDEKTLLLFGWIDRALPTSGTASFSEGSAAGSYDGHFWHRDEVSQWFVALLRFDNIAQIRPQRLSITGADRGTRYAIPAIQNIKINPWTLLSTLKEDMPEAMPVVFDFLHAKLGEAGPSERVTRLMLAFLQAMAQPDGFAEIFGCMTGLGALVQGWSFSLAAGERDLIVETDGCLTFPSTVGSFERSDLPSTARGVLGVLHGADALDLPAIRRIYHKAAKGWCYLEIFENRTLLTDRSAVPHLRAMLPTLTGEPAVLRALKRLSNAQYEGFETISRLELPVRVGLDTAVRVPGAGTLVTGWVLDPDRHVSSITLKGIGLSARFDQDWCRTNRRDVSEAFAADALFAGRIVPGQDAHGFLAFVPEPAACAEQPERYLELSLSDDSCAFVPVPTSRATAPALRRLLSAVNLNDPAAETIISRHIGPLVQAAGRTPVASEITVPAYAMGTAAEAPRLSVVIPVADGRDDIDVTLAKLAVDRDFDGTEIVIAAGAAAHERLSPSLRRFADFYGLSIRLIPCPHAHDAYQAMDEGVRHAASDMLLLLSPSVLPTGAGWLSKLERAYKACGRTGMLSPTLLYEDYSIRFAGIQRISADSAVSQYAGYSRDWLKGREITAVQAASTDCALIPRAAFLEAGGFSRDFVGSDYKGVDFCLKLRAAGHACLWLPTVELIALDEGPRDQAQEYWLQTGGLVDRWGFERKWPRLHSTHTLGSVDR; this is translated from the coding sequence ATGAAAGAGATCACCCCGAAGGCGGACATCCAGATCGCGGTCCTGGTGGACGAGAAGACGCTGCTGCTGTTCGGCTGGATCGACCGGGCGCTGCCGACCTCGGGAACCGCCAGCTTCTCCGAAGGCAGCGCCGCCGGCAGCTATGACGGGCACTTCTGGCACCGGGACGAGGTCTCGCAGTGGTTCGTGGCCCTGCTGCGGTTCGACAACATCGCGCAGATCCGGCCCCAGCGCCTCTCCATCACGGGAGCCGACCGGGGCACCCGCTACGCGATCCCGGCGATCCAGAACATCAAGATCAATCCCTGGACGCTTCTGTCCACCCTGAAGGAGGACATGCCGGAGGCGATGCCGGTGGTGTTCGACTTCCTGCACGCGAAGCTCGGGGAGGCCGGGCCGTCGGAGCGGGTGACCCGGCTGATGCTGGCCTTCCTCCAGGCCATGGCCCAGCCCGACGGCTTCGCCGAGATCTTCGGCTGCATGACCGGCCTGGGCGCGCTGGTGCAGGGCTGGTCGTTCAGCCTCGCCGCCGGCGAGCGCGACCTGATCGTGGAGACCGACGGCTGCCTCACCTTCCCGAGCACGGTCGGCAGCTTCGAACGGTCCGACCTGCCGTCCACCGCGCGCGGCGTGCTGGGCGTCCTGCACGGTGCCGACGCCCTGGACCTGCCGGCGATCCGCCGGATCTACCACAAGGCCGCCAAGGGCTGGTGCTACCTGGAGATCTTCGAGAACCGCACGCTCCTGACCGATCGGAGCGCGGTTCCGCACCTGCGCGCGATGCTGCCGACGCTGACCGGCGAACCGGCCGTCCTGCGGGCGCTGAAGCGCCTGTCCAACGCCCAGTACGAGGGATTCGAGACGATCAGCCGGCTGGAACTGCCGGTCCGCGTCGGCCTGGACACCGCCGTCCGGGTCCCCGGCGCCGGCACCCTGGTGACGGGCTGGGTGCTCGACCCCGACCGCCATGTCTCCTCGATCACCCTGAAGGGCATCGGGCTGTCGGCGCGTTTCGACCAGGACTGGTGCCGGACCAACCGCCGCGACGTCAGCGAGGCCTTCGCCGCCGACGCCCTGTTCGCCGGCAGGATCGTGCCCGGTCAGGACGCCCACGGCTTCCTCGCCTTCGTTCCGGAACCCGCCGCCTGCGCCGAACAGCCGGAGCGCTACCTGGAACTGTCGCTGAGCGACGATTCCTGCGCCTTCGTTCCCGTGCCGACCTCCCGGGCCACGGCGCCGGCGCTGCGCCGTCTGCTCTCCGCCGTCAACCTGAACGACCCCGCCGCGGAGACCATCATCTCCCGGCACATCGGTCCGCTGGTCCAGGCCGCGGGCCGGACGCCCGTCGCCTCGGAGATCACCGTCCCGGCCTACGCCATGGGCACCGCCGCGGAAGCTCCCCGGCTGTCCGTCGTCATCCCGGTCGCCGACGGGCGCGACGACATCGACGTGACCCTGGCGAAACTGGCGGTGGACCGGGACTTCGACGGGACCGAGATCGTCATCGCGGCCGGAGCCGCCGCCCACGAGCGGCTGTCCCCGTCGCTCCGGCGCTTCGCCGACTTCTACGGCCTCTCGATCCGACTGATCCCCTGCCCCCATGCCCATGACGCCTACCAGGCGATGGACGAGGGGGTCCGGCACGCCGCGTCCGACATGCTGCTGCTGCTCTCGCCCTCCGTGCTGCCGACCGGTGCCGGCTGGCTGTCGAAGCTGGAGCGGGCCTACAAGGCCTGCGGCAGGACCGGCATGCTCAGCCCGACGCTGCTCTACGAGGACTACTCGATCCGGTTCGCCGGCATCCAGCGGATCAGCGCCGATTCGGCGGTGTCGCAATATGCCGGCTATTCGCGCGACTGGCTGAAGGGCCGCGAGATCACGGCCGTGCAGGCCGCCTCGACCGACTGCGCCCTGATCCCCCGCGCCGCCTTCCTGGAAGCCGGCGGGTTCAGCCGGGACTTCGTCGGCTCCGACTACAAGGGCGTGGATTTCTGCCTGAAGCTGCGCGCCGCCGGCCATGCCTGCCTGTGGCTGCCGACGGTCGAGCTGATCGCCCTGGACGAGGGCCCGCGCGACCAGGCCCAGGAATACTGGCTCCAGACCGGCGGCCTCGTCGACCGCTGGGGGTTCGAGCGCAAATGGCCCCGCCTCCATTCCACCCACACGCTCGGGAGCGTTGACCGATGA
- a CDS encoding HlyD family type I secretion periplasmic adaptor subunit: MTLPTNNPVWTVTLEAEPPEPSLRNTMIAGTVAVLVGFGGFLGWAMTADLSSAAIAQGTVIANSHRKTISHLEGGILHELLVKEGDQVKAGQVLLRMDGTQAQALLGQVENQLWTAQARVARLRAEQAEQRSLVFPDDLVEAGRRSTVAADAMATEQRLFAARWDSYDGSLAINRRKIDQLREQIAALKAQSRATADRLRYTDEELGTIKALLEKGYERRPRLLEMQRLSAELKGRVGELAANESQAEQAIAAAELEILSLKHDRRTEIADSLQQTQGTLADMTERSRGATDIVQRKEVVAPQDGKVTDIRFFTPGGVIGAGAPILDLVPVDDELVVEAQVSPADIDSIRVGQVANVRLSAYKQRKVPTIDAHVMYVAADQVLDQRTGQSYFTARVKLDPESLASLHHVELVPGMPAEVIMINAKRRAIDYFLSPITDSMRRAFREE; the protein is encoded by the coding sequence ATGACGCTTCCGACCAACAATCCCGTCTGGACCGTGACCCTGGAGGCGGAGCCGCCCGAGCCGTCGCTGCGCAACACCATGATCGCCGGCACGGTCGCCGTGCTGGTCGGGTTCGGCGGCTTCCTCGGCTGGGCGATGACCGCGGATCTCAGCAGCGCCGCCATCGCCCAGGGCACCGTCATCGCCAACAGCCACCGCAAGACCATTTCCCACCTGGAAGGCGGCATCCTGCACGAGCTGCTGGTCAAGGAGGGCGACCAGGTCAAGGCGGGCCAGGTCCTGCTGCGGATGGACGGCACCCAGGCCCAGGCCCTGCTGGGCCAGGTCGAGAACCAACTCTGGACAGCGCAGGCCCGGGTCGCCCGCCTGCGCGCCGAGCAGGCGGAGCAGCGCTCGCTGGTCTTTCCCGACGATCTGGTCGAGGCCGGCAGGCGCAGCACGGTCGCGGCGGACGCCATGGCGACCGAGCAGCGGCTGTTCGCGGCGCGCTGGGACAGCTACGACGGGTCGCTGGCGATCAACCGGCGCAAGATCGACCAGCTCCGGGAACAGATCGCGGCCCTGAAGGCGCAGTCCCGCGCCACCGCCGACCGCCTGCGCTACACCGACGAGGAGCTGGGGACCATCAAGGCCCTGCTGGAGAAGGGCTACGAGCGCCGTCCCCGGTTGCTGGAGATGCAGCGCCTGTCGGCCGAGCTGAAGGGCCGGGTCGGCGAGCTGGCGGCCAACGAGTCCCAGGCCGAGCAGGCGATCGCCGCCGCCGAGCTGGAGATCCTGTCCCTGAAGCACGACCGCCGGACGGAGATCGCCGATTCCCTCCAGCAGACCCAGGGCACGCTGGCGGACATGACCGAGCGGTCCCGCGGCGCCACCGACATCGTCCAGCGCAAGGAGGTCGTCGCTCCCCAGGACGGCAAGGTCACCGACATCCGCTTCTTCACCCCGGGCGGCGTGATCGGCGCGGGCGCCCCGATCCTGGACCTGGTCCCGGTCGACGACGAGTTGGTGGTCGAGGCCCAGGTCAGCCCGGCCGACATCGACAGCATCCGGGTCGGCCAGGTCGCCAACGTCCGGCTCAGCGCCTACAAGCAGCGCAAGGTCCCGACGATCGACGCCCACGTGATGTATGTCGCGGCCGACCAGGTGCTCGACCAGCGCACGGGACAGTCCTACTTCACCGCGCGGGTCAAGCTCGACCCCGAGTCGCTGGCGTCGCTCCACCATGTGGAGCTGGTCCCCGGCATGCCCGCGGAAGTCATCATGATCAACGCCAAGCGGCGGGCGATCGACTATTTCCTCAGCCCCATCACCGACAGCATGAGGCGGGCGTTCCGAGAGGAATGA
- a CDS encoding glycosyltransferase: MLPTVLALHPDAAVPTARLHGVGGDFVMAVWETAAPGRSGRIVPSIDGADVPRPYTLLTVPTAWGGERSIAVLRCPADVGTVSFRNEASRLVATSHSADRTEFDAALLMSGLDGAARLRVVRLLLDFCRSAFSLQNDGRFALLCRRLILELSPNPSSLTVRCAPTRQLALCEGSVSAGFGEIAATVVITPGGMRRLEVAPAVGTVPDKRARLPLHLVMDRALCGAETLVVLLGCGGLACRTVAASPADLPTLLEWLERRQPCPQYLRDHVLRALALRAADEPQAAAAVGEFQVLMPLPRRHVAAADRPVGGDIDVAVSTGDGGLFLAGWLHDPHGMVEQLRITSPFGDRRTLAALPHRFPREDVAAMYKSASPAGFAAWIPGTPDPAPALQYRCELLLRSGGRIEIVPPPRPLNPADVRAAVLGSMPPPFVTQAALETCIAPAVAPIHAAMTAEVPAPEAFRYGTPVADPAVSVVIPLYRNLEFLRFQLAAFAIDPAMADGAEIILVLDSPEQRDELRHYLHGLHGLYALPLTLVVNAANHGYSTSNNAGAAVARGRHLLFLNSDVIPDRPGWLPRLVAALEASPDTGAVGPKLLFEDDSLQHAGLFFGRDYRGRWINQHYHKGMPRDFAPACVPRAVPGVTGACLLMPADVFREVGGFTTDYIIGDYEDSDLCLKVRASGRAIRYVPAVELYHLERQSISRHAGYTRGVASEYNAWLHAGRWSGLMEDLMGRDWPAEDSPRPLARRRNRSRKTTAA, translated from the coding sequence ATGCTCCCGACGGTCCTGGCCCTCCATCCCGACGCCGCCGTTCCCACCGCCCGCCTGCACGGCGTCGGCGGCGACTTCGTCATGGCGGTCTGGGAAACCGCCGCGCCGGGCCGGTCCGGCCGCATCGTTCCCTCGATCGACGGGGCGGACGTGCCGCGCCCCTACACCCTGCTGACCGTGCCGACCGCCTGGGGCGGGGAGCGGAGCATCGCGGTGCTTCGCTGCCCGGCCGACGTCGGGACCGTCTCGTTCCGGAACGAAGCCTCCCGCCTGGTCGCGACGTCCCACTCCGCCGACCGGACCGAATTCGACGCGGCCCTGCTGATGAGCGGCCTGGACGGCGCCGCCCGCCTGCGCGTGGTCCGCCTGCTGCTGGATTTCTGCCGCAGCGCCTTCAGCCTGCAGAACGACGGGCGGTTCGCCCTTCTGTGCCGCCGGCTGATCCTGGAGCTGTCGCCCAATCCCTCCTCCCTGACGGTCCGCTGCGCCCCGACCCGGCAGCTCGCCCTGTGCGAGGGCAGCGTCTCGGCCGGGTTCGGCGAGATCGCCGCGACCGTCGTGATCACCCCGGGCGGCATGCGCCGGCTGGAGGTCGCGCCCGCGGTCGGCACCGTGCCGGACAAGCGCGCCCGCCTGCCCCTCCACCTGGTGATGGACCGGGCGCTGTGCGGTGCGGAGACGCTGGTCGTCCTGCTCGGCTGCGGCGGCCTCGCCTGCCGCACCGTCGCGGCATCCCCGGCGGACCTCCCGACCCTGCTCGAATGGCTGGAACGGCGCCAGCCGTGCCCGCAGTATCTCCGCGACCACGTCCTCCGGGCGCTGGCGCTCCGCGCCGCCGACGAGCCCCAGGCCGCGGCCGCCGTGGGCGAGTTCCAGGTGCTGATGCCCCTACCCCGCCGCCACGTGGCGGCGGCGGACCGGCCGGTCGGCGGCGACATCGACGTCGCCGTGTCGACCGGCGACGGCGGGCTGTTCCTGGCCGGCTGGCTGCACGATCCCCACGGCATGGTCGAGCAGCTGCGGATCACCTCGCCCTTCGGCGACCGGCGCACCCTCGCAGCATTGCCCCACCGCTTCCCGCGCGAGGACGTCGCGGCCATGTACAAGTCGGCCTCGCCCGCCGGGTTCGCCGCCTGGATCCCCGGCACGCCCGACCCGGCCCCGGCGCTCCAGTACCGGTGCGAGCTGCTGCTCCGCTCGGGCGGCCGGATCGAGATCGTGCCGCCGCCCCGCCCGCTCAACCCGGCCGACGTGCGCGCCGCCGTGCTGGGCAGCATGCCCCCGCCCTTCGTCACCCAGGCGGCACTGGAGACCTGCATCGCCCCGGCCGTGGCGCCGATCCACGCCGCCATGACGGCGGAGGTTCCCGCCCCGGAGGCCTTCCGCTACGGGACTCCGGTCGCCGATCCCGCGGTGTCGGTGGTGATCCCGCTCTACCGCAACCTGGAATTCCTGCGCTTCCAGCTCGCCGCCTTCGCGATCGACCCGGCCATGGCGGACGGGGCCGAGATCATCCTGGTGCTCGACAGCCCGGAGCAGCGCGACGAGTTGCGCCACTACCTGCACGGACTCCACGGGCTCTACGCGCTGCCTCTGACCCTGGTGGTGAACGCCGCCAACCACGGCTACTCCACCTCCAACAACGCGGGCGCCGCGGTCGCGCGCGGCCGGCACCTGCTGTTCCTCAATTCCGACGTGATCCCCGACCGGCCCGGCTGGCTGCCGCGGCTCGTCGCGGCGCTGGAGGCGTCGCCGGATACCGGCGCCGTCGGCCCGAAGCTGCTGTTCGAGGATGATTCGCTCCAGCATGCCGGGCTGTTCTTCGGCCGCGACTACCGCGGACGCTGGATCAACCAGCACTATCACAAGGGCATGCCGCGCGACTTCGCCCCCGCCTGCGTGCCCCGCGCGGTCCCCGGCGTCACCGGGGCCTGCCTGCTGATGCCGGCCGACGTCTTCCGCGAGGTCGGCGGCTTCACCACCGACTACATCATCGGCGACTACGAGGACTCGGACCTGTGCCTCAAGGTCCGGGCGTCCGGCCGCGCGATCCGGTACGTGCCGGCGGTCGAGCTCTACCACCTGGAGCGCCAGTCGATCAGCCGCCATGCCGGCTACACCCGCGGCGTCGCCTCCGAATACAACGCCTGGCTCCATGCCGGCCGCTGGTCCGGCCTGATGGAAGACCTGATGGGCCGGGACTGGCCGGCCGAAGACTCCCCCCGTCCCTTGGCCCGCCGCCGCAACCGCAGCAGAAAGACTACGGCAGCATGA
- a CDS encoding glycosyltransferase produces MRILFVHNHFPGHYQHLAAALAADPANQVVFITKDRTGSIPGVDKRVFTPSRPPGPQTHHYVRPFEDAVLHGQAVYRLCDRLKRDGFVPDLVCAHAGFGPGLFIKDAFPDTPLLGYFEWFYHAKGSDADYLDGPVNADEACRIRSRNAAIQMELANCDWGVCPTVFQRGQFPAAFQNKLTLMHDGIDTGFFSPEPGAPMVLPGLDLSAAREVVTYATRGMEPYRGFPQFMRAADILLRERPGLHIVVGGDDSVSYSRLPPPGRTYKQMMLDELPGLDRSRLHFVGPLEYPIYRDMLRATDVHVYLTVPFVLSWSLLESLSTGCLVVAADNAAVREVVEHGVNGLLADFFSPDDIAARIADALDRRVATDAIRAAARRRVLERYALADLLPRHLQLIRHLAGSAETYGEPQRELATA; encoded by the coding sequence ATGCGCATCCTGTTCGTGCACAACCATTTTCCCGGCCATTACCAGCATCTGGCCGCGGCCCTGGCAGCAGACCCTGCCAACCAGGTCGTCTTCATCACGAAGGACCGGACCGGGTCGATCCCCGGCGTGGACAAGCGCGTCTTCACGCCGTCGCGCCCGCCGGGTCCCCAGACCCACCACTATGTCCGCCCGTTCGAGGACGCCGTGCTGCACGGGCAGGCGGTCTACCGGCTGTGCGACCGGCTGAAGCGCGACGGCTTCGTGCCCGACCTGGTCTGCGCCCATGCCGGATTCGGCCCGGGGCTGTTCATCAAGGACGCCTTCCCCGACACGCCCCTGCTGGGCTATTTCGAGTGGTTCTACCACGCCAAGGGAAGCGACGCCGACTACCTGGACGGTCCCGTCAACGCCGACGAGGCCTGCCGGATCCGCAGCCGCAACGCGGCGATCCAGATGGAGCTGGCCAACTGCGACTGGGGCGTCTGCCCGACCGTGTTCCAGCGCGGCCAGTTCCCGGCGGCGTTCCAGAACAAGCTGACCCTGATGCATGACGGCATCGACACCGGCTTCTTCTCGCCGGAGCCGGGCGCGCCGATGGTCTTGCCCGGGCTGGACCTCTCCGCCGCCCGGGAGGTCGTGACCTACGCGACCCGCGGGATGGAGCCGTACCGCGGCTTTCCCCAGTTCATGCGCGCCGCCGACATCCTCCTCAGGGAGCGTCCCGGCCTGCACATCGTGGTCGGCGGCGACGACAGCGTGTCCTACAGCAGGCTGCCGCCGCCGGGCCGGACCTACAAGCAGATGATGCTGGACGAGCTGCCCGGCCTCGACCGCTCGCGGCTGCACTTCGTCGGCCCGCTGGAATACCCGATCTACCGCGACATGCTGCGGGCGACCGACGTCCATGTCTACCTGACGGTGCCGTTCGTGCTGTCCTGGTCCCTGCTCGAGTCGCTCTCGACCGGCTGCCTGGTGGTGGCCGCCGACAACGCCGCGGTACGGGAAGTGGTCGAACACGGCGTCAACGGCCTGCTGGCCGACTTCTTCTCGCCCGACGACATCGCGGCCAGGATCGCCGACGCGCTCGACCGGCGCGTCGCGACGGACGCGATCCGCGCCGCCGCCCGCCGCCGCGTGCTCGAACGCTACGCGCTGGCCGACCTCCTTCCCCGGCATCTGCAACTGATCCGCCACCTCGCGGGCAGCGCGGAGACATACGGGGAACCGCAGCGGGAATTGGCGACGGCCTGA